CAGTTTTTCGCCATCTTGGCCCGATAAAGGGCCTCCGCATCCTGGTCCAGCGCCGAAAGGAGATGAAAGATGCGGATCAGCGCGTCGATAAGCTCCTCGCCGACCTTCTCCATGGGCTCGCCCTTTTTATAGGCATCCGTCGCCTCGGAGACCTCGGTATGGATGAGGGCCAGCATTTCCCAGATGCGCTCCGGCCCACTGCCGAAGCCTTTGGCGTCGGCCAGCTCCCGCACTTCCCGCATATAATCGTTGAGCGTGCTCATGGACGGCGTCCCTCTTTCCTCGACTATTGCGATAACGCGCATTATACCATTGGCCGGCGCGCCGGGGCAAAAATGCAACCGCCTCCCGCGGCCCCACGGCCGGGGAGGCGGAGGATTGCGAACCAGGTACCTGCCGCCGGCGCTCAGCGGGTTATTCGAGCAGGCCGCGCCGCCGGCCGTTGCCCTCGGGAACTCGGTACGGCGCAGGGATGTACTCCACCGAGGGCCGGCGCTGGGCCGTCTGCCGATACAACTGCATGATCTCATATACCTCCGTGGGCATCTCCGTGCTGACCGGCAGGCCCAGCTCCCGCGCCTCCCGCACCGTGATGGGATAATCATGCGTCCAGGTGCCGGTGGCCAGCTTCTCCGCCAGGGCTTCTGCCTGCTCACGCGACATCCGCTCCTGCACGATGCAGACCACCGTCTCCTTCACCTGGCGGATGGCCTTCTCGGCGATGTCCGCCATGATGAGCGTCTGATCGTCCACCTCGTTCACGTCCTTGCGCGCCACTGCCCGCAGGATGGACGCGGCCGGGTACTGCCCGAGCTGAGGGTCCACCGGCCCGAGGACGGCGTTGGGATCCATGACGATCTGGTCGGCGGCCAAGGAGATCAACGTACCGCCTGACATGGCATAATGGGGGACAAAGACCGTCACGGGTGCCTTATGGGCGCACAGCGCATAGGCGATCTGCTCTGCCGCCAGCACCAGCCCGCCGGGGGTGTGCAGGATGAGATCAATCGGCACTTCGGGGTCGGTGAGCTTGATGGCGCGCAGTACGGCCTCGGAGTCATCAATGTCAATGTAGCGCGCCACGGGGAAACCCAGGAAAGCCAGGGTCTCCTGCCGATGAATGAGGGTAATGACGCGGCTCTTGCGCTTGCGCTCCAGGTCATGAATTCTGCGGAGCCGGGCCGCTTCCAGCAGGCGCTGGTGGATGACCGGCTGGAGCGAAGCCAGGATGAGGAAGATCCAGAAGATGTCGAGCATACGTGTTACCTCCTTGTGATATGGATTTGAAATTATGGGTGACCGCCGGCCTCACCGCGCCGGCTGAGCGACCACATACGCCACGCTTGTGCGCCATACCAGCGGCTGTCCGATCAGCCGGCCCAACTGCTGACGCAGTAGCTCAATTTCCGCCTCTGTCAGCCGGCCGCTGGCCAGCAGACGCTGGACATAGCTGGGCCGGCCGGCACCGGCCGCCGGCGTGAACCACTGCGCGAGCTGGCGCGGCCCCAGCACGCGCTCATTGGATTCCTCCACCACCTCCACCTGGACCTCCAGGCCGGCCTCGGCAAAGGCCCTTTCCAGGTCCGGGGCATCCCAATTCACCATGACATCGCCGGCATCCGCATAGATGGTTTCCTCCGCCTCTTTCCAGCGCTCGGCCAGGTCG
The Anaerolineae bacterium genome window above contains:
- a CDS encoding ATP-dependent Clp protease proteolytic subunit, whose product is MLDIFWIFLILASLQPVIHQRLLEAARLRRIHDLERKRKSRVITLIHRQETLAFLGFPVARYIDIDDSEAVLRAIKLTDPEVPIDLILHTPGGLVLAAEQIAYALCAHKAPVTVFVPHYAMSGGTLISLAADQIVMDPNAVLGPVDPQLGQYPAASILRAVARKDVNEVDDQTLIMADIAEKAIRQVKETVVCIVQERMSREQAEALAEKLATGTWTHDYPITVREARELGLPVSTEMPTEVYEIMQLYRQTAQRRPSVEYIPAPYRVPEGNGRRRGLLE